One region of Mucilaginibacter sp. 14171R-50 genomic DNA includes:
- a CDS encoding KTSC domain-containing protein, whose protein sequence is MRRQAVQSSALKSIGYDAEEHILELEFRENGDVWQYANVKPATYKRFLDSESRGNFFSTKIRGKYPEKKVSG, encoded by the coding sequence ATGCGCAGGCAGGCAGTACAATCATCGGCGTTAAAAAGTATTGGCTACGATGCTGAAGAGCACATCCTTGAACTGGAGTTTAGGGAAAATGGCGACGTATGGCAATATGCTAACGTTAAGCCTGCTACCTATAAAAGGTTTCTGGACAGCGAATCGCGCGGAAACTTTTTTTCAACCAAAATCAGAGGCAAATATCCCGAAAAGAAAGTGAGCGGCTAA
- a CDS encoding DUF1634 domain-containing protein, which translates to MMQKFKDKDMQVIIGWVLRAGVFISMIVVFIGGVIYLYRHGHSVPNYHDFKGVPAFVQSASGVIHGVFALRGRAIIQMGIILLIATPIIRVAFSAVGFIIEKDRLYTAITFVVLLIILISAFSGYAG; encoded by the coding sequence ATGATGCAGAAGTTTAAAGATAAAGATATGCAGGTGATAATAGGATGGGTGCTGCGTGCCGGTGTATTCATATCTATGATCGTGGTTTTTATCGGTGGCGTTATCTATTTGTACCGCCATGGGCACTCTGTACCAAACTACCACGACTTTAAGGGCGTTCCGGCGTTTGTTCAAAGCGCGTCAGGGGTCATACATGGTGTATTTGCGTTGCGCGGCCGGGCCATTATACAAATGGGTATAATTTTACTGATAGCAACGCCTATTATCAGGGTAGCGTTCAGTGCTGTGGGCTTTATTATCGAGAAAGACCGCCTATACACCGCAATTACCTTTGTAGTACTGCTTATCATCCTTATCAGCGCTTTTAGCGGGTACGCAGGCTGA
- the leuS gene encoding leucine--tRNA ligase: MDYQFKDIEQKWQQFWAENKTFRAENKTSKPKYYVLDMFPYPSGAGLHVGHPLGYIASDIFARYKRLKGFNVLHPMGYDSFGLPAEQYAIQTGQHPSITTEANIATYRRQLDQIGFSFDWEREVRTSSPDYYKWTQWIFMQLFNSYYDKDTDKAESIAKLVAHFEANGSAGISAVCDEEILSFTAEEWKAMSEQQQQAELLKYRLTYLRESTVNWCPALGTVLANDEVKDGFSERGGYPVEQKKMMQWSMRITAYAQRLLEGLDTIDWPEPLKEMQRNWIGKSVGASVKFPFDKTTQHSTLTTNYIEVFTTRVDTIFGVSFLVIAPEHELVAELTTPGQKGDIDAYIAQTKNKSELDRMADTKTVSGAFTGSYVTNPLNGDKIPVWIADYVLAGYGTGAVMAVPSGDQRDYLFAKHFNLPIVPIIDIQKIDDEADPTKEGKYINSDFMNGLGYKEGTAAVIAKLEELGAGKAKVNFRMRDAIFGRQRYWGEPVPVYFKGDLPYLIDERHLPLLLPEIDKYLPTESGEPPLGRATDWKHPEGEYELSTMPGWAGSSWYWYRYMDAHNDKEFASREAIEYWKDVDLYIGGSEHATGHLLYSRFWNKFLKDIGKVVEEEPFKKLINQGMIQGRSNFVYRLIDDEGRGTNTFVSHGLIKGYKTSPLHVDVNIVENDVLNLNKFKAWRDDFAEAEFILENGKYICGVEVEKMSKSKFNVVNPDDLIARYGADTLRMYEMFLGPLEQSKPWNTNGIEGVFKFLRKFWRLFHDAEWNFNVSNEAPTKAELKSLHKIIKKVEEDIERFSFNTSVSSFMIAVNELTDLKCNKRAILQDLVVVLAPYAPHICEELWVLLGNPAGSISTAAYPKFNPDYLVEDEFSYPVSINGKMKTNVSLSLTMETTDIETAILANPDVQKYLDGKTPKKLIVVKGRIVNIVI; this comes from the coding sequence ATGGACTATCAATTTAAAGATATAGAGCAGAAATGGCAGCAATTTTGGGCCGAAAATAAAACCTTCAGGGCCGAAAATAAAACCAGTAAACCCAAGTATTATGTGCTGGATATGTTCCCCTACCCATCGGGTGCGGGGCTGCATGTTGGCCACCCGCTGGGCTACATAGCATCTGATATCTTTGCCCGTTACAAACGGCTCAAAGGCTTTAACGTATTGCACCCTATGGGTTACGATAGCTTTGGCCTGCCAGCCGAGCAATATGCCATACAAACCGGCCAGCACCCCTCAATTACTACCGAGGCCAATATTGCCACTTACCGCCGCCAGCTTGACCAGATAGGCTTTTCGTTCGACTGGGAACGCGAGGTGCGCACCAGTTCGCCGGATTATTATAAGTGGACGCAGTGGATATTTATGCAGCTGTTTAACAGCTATTACGATAAAGATACCGATAAAGCCGAAAGCATTGCCAAACTGGTAGCGCATTTTGAAGCTAATGGCTCCGCCGGCATAAGCGCCGTGTGCGATGAAGAGATCTTGAGCTTTACCGCCGAAGAGTGGAAAGCGATGAGCGAGCAGCAGCAACAAGCCGAGCTGTTAAAGTACCGCCTTACTTACCTGCGCGAAAGCACGGTAAACTGGTGCCCGGCATTGGGGACCGTATTAGCGAACGACGAGGTGAAAGACGGCTTTAGCGAGCGCGGCGGATACCCTGTTGAACAAAAGAAAATGATGCAGTGGAGCATGCGCATTACCGCTTATGCCCAGCGCCTGCTGGAAGGTTTGGATACCATTGACTGGCCCGAACCGCTAAAAGAAATGCAGCGCAACTGGATAGGCAAAAGTGTTGGAGCCAGTGTTAAGTTCCCGTTCGATAAAACCACTCAACACTCAACACTCACTACAAACTACATAGAAGTCTTCACTACCCGTGTAGATACCATTTTCGGGGTAAGCTTTTTGGTGATAGCGCCCGAGCATGAGCTGGTTGCCGAGTTGACCACGCCCGGGCAAAAGGGCGATATTGATGCCTACATTGCCCAAACCAAAAATAAAAGCGAGCTTGACCGTATGGCCGATACCAAGACCGTATCGGGCGCGTTTACGGGCAGTTATGTAACCAACCCGCTCAATGGCGATAAAATACCCGTTTGGATTGCCGATTACGTTTTAGCCGGTTACGGCACCGGCGCGGTTATGGCTGTACCCAGCGGCGATCAGCGGGATTATTTATTCGCCAAGCATTTTAATTTGCCGATAGTCCCGATCATCGACATTCAAAAAATTGATGATGAGGCCGACCCAACCAAGGAAGGTAAATATATCAACTCCGACTTTATGAACGGCCTGGGTTATAAAGAAGGCACCGCAGCTGTTATTGCCAAACTGGAAGAATTAGGAGCCGGCAAAGCCAAGGTAAACTTCAGGATGCGCGACGCTATATTTGGCCGCCAACGCTACTGGGGCGAACCGGTACCTGTGTATTTTAAAGGTGATTTGCCTTATTTAATTGATGAGCGGCATCTGCCTTTATTATTGCCCGAAATTGATAAATACCTGCCAACCGAGAGCGGCGAGCCGCCATTAGGCCGTGCTACGGATTGGAAACATCCTGAAGGGGAATATGAACTGAGCACCATGCCGGGCTGGGCCGGCAGCAGCTGGTACTGGTACCGCTACATGGATGCCCATAATGATAAAGAGTTTGCATCGCGCGAAGCGATTGAATACTGGAAAGATGTTGACCTGTACATTGGCGGCAGCGAACATGCTACCGGTCACCTGTTGTACAGCCGTTTCTGGAACAAGTTTTTGAAGGATATTGGCAAAGTAGTTGAAGAAGAGCCTTTCAAAAAGCTCATCAACCAGGGGATGATACAGGGGCGCAGTAATTTTGTGTACCGGTTGATAGATGACGAAGGCAGGGGTACCAACACCTTTGTCTCGCACGGGTTGATCAAGGGTTACAAAACATCGCCCTTGCATGTTGATGTCAACATTGTAGAGAATGATGTGCTGAACCTGAATAAGTTTAAAGCCTGGAGGGATGATTTTGCCGAGGCTGAATTTATATTGGAGAACGGCAAATATATCTGCGGTGTTGAAGTGGAGAAAATGTCGAAATCCAAATTCAACGTGGTTAACCCCGATGACCTGATAGCCCGTTATGGCGCGGATACTTTGCGTATGTACGAGATGTTCCTGGGCCCGCTTGAGCAAAGCAAGCCATGGAATACTAATGGTATCGAGGGCGTGTTTAAGTTCCTGCGTAAGTTCTGGCGGTTGTTCCACGATGCGGAATGGAACTTTAATGTTAGCAACGAAGCCCCAACTAAGGCCGAGCTGAAATCGCTGCACAAGATCATTAAAAAGGTTGAGGAAGATATCGAGCGTTTCTCGTTCAACACGTCGGTATCCAGCTTTATGATAGCCGTTAACGAGCTTACCGACCTTAAATGCAACAAGCGCGCTATCCTGCAGGATCTGGTAGTTGTACTCGCCCCTTACGCCCCGCATATTTGCGAGGAACTTTGGGTATTGCTGGGTAACCCCGCGGGCAGTATATCAACTGCCGCCTATCCAAAATTCAACCCGGATTATTTGGTTGAGGACGAGTTTAGCTACCCGGTTTCTATCAACGGTAAAATGAAAACCAATGTTAGCTTATCATTAACAATGGAAACAACCGATATTGAAACCGCCATTTTAGCAAACCCTGATGTACAAAAATACCTTGACGGCAAAACTCCTAAAAAGTTAATAGTAGTGAAAGGCCGTATCGTAAATATTGTTATATAA
- a CDS encoding outer membrane beta-barrel family protein, protein MKRVLLLIIVICATVSAKAQFGVGGGGSSVVGKISGTVIDSLTKKPVDYATISLFKSGAKAPINGVLTDEKGHFQINNVKAGKYKVTISFIGYPSKTFDPVETTASKPDNDMGDLVIAPSAKALKEVAIVGQAALIENKIDKIVYNAEKDLTAAGGNATDVLQKVPLVSVDMNGNVAIRGDGNVRVLINGKPSGATSASLSDVLKTIPADQIKSIEVVTSPSAKYDAEGSAGIINIITKSKNASGISGSVSGGVGTRQNNGNINLNYSKNRFNFSANLGGNLTWPQTMTTIFDQTINTGALNRRNLNNTSSETKRHGARGTFTAGYEFNGFNSINSTIAVNDGGFNTNGGGNYSIEDFATPANSIDYIGKTLNHNKFSGFDWNLDYTHKFKKEGHELTVSGQWSHSIIKTDYSTLYTSQQTTPAIPQPNQMGSNDGKNNEYTAQADYSNPLTKTLKLEAGGKTIQRRISSIYDIFSVDADGNNPVLDVENSNLYNYNQNVYAGYSVFTITLPKNFSVLAGFRYENTQIKGDPKTPYASNDNQQELNPFTASYNTYVPSLTLQKVFGTNTFKLSYSKRIQRPSLFVLNPFINRASSQAQSVGNPNLAPEVSQTVELNYNTFIKSSVLNFSVYYKRTNDLIEGIAVPIDEIVDGKHVVGTRTVQNNVALNNSLGASFFGSINPIKPLTLRSSINVFTYNPTVYDQYAGSVNQDALKTRVQYTMFGSAQYTFPKDFIFEAFGFVNSPRRTIQGSSPSFGIYAFGVKKQFMNKKASLGFNTVQPFAVNKAFNQNISSPGFTQISRTQFPFQSFGITFSYSFGKLNFSNPQQKKKKGVNNDDQIGGGDQGAGGGVGGGAPAGGK, encoded by the coding sequence ATGAAACGTGTACTTTTACTTATAATAGTTATTTGCGCCACCGTATCGGCCAAAGCCCAGTTTGGGGTTGGCGGAGGGGGCTCATCCGTAGTCGGTAAAATATCGGGTACGGTTATCGACTCGCTTACCAAAAAGCCAGTTGACTATGCTACCATCAGCTTGTTTAAAAGCGGTGCAAAAGCACCTATAAACGGTGTTCTTACTGACGAAAAGGGCCACTTCCAGATCAATAACGTGAAGGCCGGAAAATACAAGGTAACCATCTCGTTCATTGGCTACCCCTCAAAAACCTTCGATCCGGTTGAAACCACTGCTTCAAAGCCCGATAACGATATGGGCGACCTGGTGATCGCACCAAGCGCTAAAGCGTTAAAAGAAGTTGCCATTGTGGGCCAGGCGGCACTTATCGAAAACAAAATAGATAAGATAGTTTATAACGCCGAAAAGGACCTTACCGCCGCAGGTGGTAACGCAACAGACGTATTGCAAAAAGTTCCGCTGGTATCGGTTGATATGAACGGTAACGTAGCTATACGTGGCGATGGTAACGTTAGGGTACTTATAAATGGCAAGCCTTCCGGCGCTACATCTGCAAGCTTAAGCGATGTGTTAAAAACCATCCCTGCCGACCAGATCAAAAGCATTGAAGTGGTAACTTCCCCGTCAGCAAAATACGATGCCGAAGGTTCTGCAGGTATCATCAATATCATTACCAAATCTAAAAACGCATCGGGCATAAGCGGTTCTGTTAGCGGTGGTGTTGGTACCCGCCAAAACAACGGTAACATCAACCTAAACTACAGCAAAAACCGTTTTAACTTTTCGGCAAACTTAGGTGGTAACCTTACCTGGCCGCAAACCATGACCACGATTTTTGACCAAACCATTAACACCGGCGCTTTAAACCGCCGTAACCTTAATAACACCAGCAGCGAAACCAAGCGCCATGGCGCAAGGGGTACTTTTACGGCCGGCTACGAGTTTAACGGATTTAACAGCATTAACAGCACTATTGCCGTAAACGATGGTGGCTTTAACACCAATGGCGGGGGTAATTACAGCATTGAAGACTTTGCCACCCCTGCAAACAGTATTGATTATATAGGTAAAACATTAAATCATAACAAATTCAGCGGGTTTGACTGGAACCTTGATTATACGCATAAGTTTAAGAAAGAAGGGCACGAGTTAACTGTATCGGGCCAATGGAGCCATAGTATCATCAAAACAGATTACTCTACCTTATATACATCGCAGCAAACCACACCTGCAATTCCGCAGCCAAACCAAATGGGTAGCAACGATGGTAAAAACAACGAGTACACTGCCCAGGCAGATTACAGCAACCCTTTAACCAAAACGTTAAAACTTGAGGCTGGCGGTAAAACCATACAAAGGCGCATAAGCAGTATTTACGATATATTTTCGGTAGATGCCGATGGTAACAACCCGGTGTTGGATGTGGAGAACTCTAACTTATACAACTACAACCAAAACGTATACGCAGGTTATAGCGTGTTTACCATCACCTTACCCAAAAACTTTTCGGTATTGGCCGGTTTCAGGTACGAAAACACACAGATAAAAGGTGACCCAAAAACACCGTATGCAAGCAACGATAACCAACAGGAGTTAAATCCGTTTACGGCAAGCTACAACACTTATGTGCCAAGCTTAACGCTACAAAAAGTTTTTGGTACAAATACTTTCAAATTATCATACAGCAAGCGTATACAAAGGCCAAGCCTTTTTGTACTGAACCCTTTCATAAACAGGGCCAGTTCACAGGCACAATCGGTAGGTAACCCTAACCTGGCGCCGGAAGTATCGCAAACTGTTGAATTGAATTATAACACCTTTATCAAAAGCTCGGTATTAAACTTTTCGGTTTATTATAAAAGAACGAATGACCTGATTGAAGGTATAGCCGTGCCTATTGACGAGATAGTTGATGGCAAACATGTGGTAGGTACACGTACTGTACAAAACAACGTAGCGCTAAATAATTCGTTAGGAGCAAGTTTCTTTGGTTCGATAAACCCAATCAAACCTTTAACACTTCGCAGCAGCATAAATGTGTTTACCTATAACCCTACGGTTTACGATCAGTACGCCGGATCGGTAAATCAGGACGCTCTAAAAACCCGCGTTCAGTACACTATGTTTGGCAGCGCGCAATACACTTTCCCTAAAGACTTTATATTTGAGGCTTTTGGTTTTGTTAACTCGCCGCGACGTACCATACAGGGTAGCAGCCCGTCGTTCGGTATTTATGCTTTCGGTGTTAAAAAACAATTCATGAACAAGAAAGCTTCGCTTGGCTTTAACACTGTGCAGCCATTTGCGGTTAACAAAGCGTTCAACCAAAATATATCAAGCCCTGGTTTCACCCAGATCAGCCGTACGCAGTTTCCTTTCCAATCATTTGGTATAACGTTTAGCTACAGCTTTGGTAAGTTAAACTTTAGCAACCCGCAGCAAAAGAAAAAGAAAGGTGTTAACAACGACGACCAGATAGGCGGCGGCGACCAGGGAGCTGGCGGCGGTGTTGGCGGTGGCGCACCGGCAGGCGGCAAATAA